The Microbacter sp. GSS18 genome has a segment encoding these proteins:
- a CDS encoding CPBP family intramembrane metalloprotease, whose protein sequence is MTASAPVPVRHVVWFFVLAFAISWLAWFPTVLDSTGVLDMPDPVGILGIVGPFGPFIAALVMVRRSRGPGAIWELLRRGWSFDFDKRWLVPTLLLAPGMAAVTIGVMAVTGQQIAWEYGLSAVAIVPMALFILVMNAAPEEYGWRGYALEPMMNRLGALGASLVLGAAWGLWHLPLHFIAGTVQENIPIYQFVLQQMVLAVFYTWLFANTRGAVSVAILFHTVANVVGAAVPTWTTEQGRWTGFLVQLAFAVAIVFIWGPRRLSRRASADGEASSSSQTDPTPAG, encoded by the coding sequence ATGACCGCATCCGCACCCGTGCCCGTCCGCCACGTGGTGTGGTTCTTCGTCCTCGCGTTCGCGATCTCGTGGCTCGCGTGGTTCCCGACCGTGCTGGACTCCACCGGCGTGCTCGATATGCCCGACCCCGTCGGCATCCTGGGGATCGTCGGGCCGTTCGGCCCGTTCATCGCAGCCCTCGTGATGGTGCGCCGAAGCCGCGGTCCGGGAGCGATCTGGGAGTTGCTGCGCCGCGGCTGGAGCTTCGATTTCGACAAGCGGTGGCTCGTGCCGACACTGCTGCTCGCGCCGGGGATGGCAGCCGTCACCATCGGCGTCATGGCCGTCACCGGACAGCAGATCGCGTGGGAGTACGGACTGTCGGCGGTCGCGATCGTGCCGATGGCGCTGTTCATCCTGGTGATGAACGCCGCCCCCGAGGAGTACGGGTGGCGGGGCTACGCGCTCGAGCCGATGATGAACCGGCTCGGCGCACTCGGCGCGAGCCTCGTGCTCGGCGCCGCGTGGGGCCTGTGGCACCTGCCGCTGCACTTCATCGCGGGAACCGTGCAGGAGAACATCCCGATCTATCAGTTCGTCCTCCAGCAGATGGTGCTGGCCGTGTTCTACACGTGGCTGTTCGCCAACACCCGCGGCGCCGTGTCGGTCGCGATCCTCTTCCACACGGTGGCGAACGTCGTCGGGGCGGCTGTGCCGACCTGGACCACCGAGCAGGGGCGGTGGACCGGATTCCTCGTGCAGCTGGCGTTCGCCGTCGCCATCGTCTTCATCTGGGGCCCGCGGCGGCTGAGCAGGCGGGCATCGGCCGACGGCGAAGCATCCTCCTCGTCGCAGACGGATCCGACGCCCGCGGGCTGA
- a CDS encoding NAD(P)-dependent alcohol dehydrogenase produces MKAVRTLRPGSSERLSVTDVPIPTPAADEVLVRVHATSVTRGDVVLRKMPGFVVRAFGETPKRVLGHEFAGVVAAVGDDAVGLAPGSRVFGTTSGTEHGAHAECVVVAADGMIVEIPDHISFDQAAAVPVGAMTALHFLERAGVAPGRGVLVNGASGSVGTFAVQIARARGARVTAVCSGRNADLVLDLGADDVIDHTQTDVTTLDRTFDIVLDAAGNLRERSARRLLADGGSFVTTRSRRDETLTELMDVRDLLASGALTAVVDREYDLDDIADAHAHVEGGCKRGNVLVHVISKENR; encoded by the coding sequence ATGAAGGCGGTTCGCACGCTTCGTCCGGGGTCATCGGAGCGACTGTCGGTGACCGACGTCCCCATCCCGACCCCCGCGGCCGACGAGGTGCTGGTGCGCGTTCACGCCACGTCGGTGACCCGCGGCGACGTGGTGCTCCGGAAGATGCCCGGGTTCGTCGTCCGAGCCTTCGGCGAGACGCCCAAGCGGGTCCTCGGCCACGAGTTCGCCGGTGTGGTCGCGGCGGTCGGAGACGACGCCGTCGGCCTCGCCCCGGGCTCACGGGTCTTCGGGACGACCTCGGGAACCGAGCACGGCGCCCACGCCGAGTGCGTGGTCGTGGCGGCCGACGGCATGATCGTCGAGATCCCCGACCACATCTCGTTCGACCAGGCTGCGGCGGTCCCCGTCGGAGCGATGACCGCGCTGCATTTCCTCGAGCGGGCCGGCGTCGCGCCCGGGCGCGGCGTGCTGGTCAACGGGGCCTCGGGCAGCGTCGGCACGTTCGCCGTGCAGATCGCACGAGCTCGCGGCGCCCGCGTGACCGCGGTGTGCTCGGGCCGGAACGCCGACCTCGTCCTCGACCTCGGCGCCGACGACGTCATCGACCACACGCAGACGGATGTCACAACGCTCGACCGCACGTTCGACATCGTGCTCGACGCGGCCGGCAACCTGCGCGAGAGGTCCGCGCGCAGGCTGCTCGCCGACGGCGGGAGCTTCGTGACGACCCGCTCGCGCCGCGACGAGACGCTGACGGAGCTCATGGACGTCCGCGACCTCCTCGCTTCCGGCGCGCTGACCGCCGTCGTCGACCGCGAATACGATCTCGATGACATCGCCGATGCGCATGCCCATGTGGAAGGCGGCTGCAAGCGCGGCAACGTGCTCGTGCACGTGATCTCGAAGGAGAACCGATGA
- a CDS encoding DUF4386 domain-containing protein gives MSTTTPTTRPPARSTDSRLRRLTRIAGVLYLAIFVIYPLSTAVRATLVIPGDATATAEGIRANETLFRVGMAGEASIFLIEIALAAVLYVLFRPVSRAGSFAAALARVAEGVVMAAGNVFTSIATLVAVGGAGYLAVFSAGQADALALFFQEANDSIVLVWGLFFALSLVLTGWLAYRSGFMPKLPGILLALAGLGYFVQSFGVLIAPALAGPLEIVVIVLAIPGELVFALWLLIKGVDTSAWISRADEARGAGL, from the coding sequence ATGTCCACCACGACCCCCACGACCCGCCCGCCGGCCAGGAGCACCGACAGTCGGCTTCGCCGGCTCACCCGCATCGCGGGAGTGCTGTACCTGGCGATCTTCGTCATTTATCCGCTCTCGACCGCCGTGCGCGCAACGCTCGTCATCCCCGGCGACGCCACCGCGACGGCGGAGGGCATCCGCGCCAACGAGACCCTGTTCCGCGTCGGGATGGCCGGGGAGGCATCGATCTTCCTCATCGAGATCGCGCTGGCGGCCGTGCTGTACGTGCTCTTCCGTCCTGTCAGCCGCGCAGGCTCGTTCGCGGCGGCGCTCGCCCGCGTGGCCGAAGGCGTCGTGATGGCCGCGGGCAACGTCTTCACGAGCATCGCGACGCTCGTCGCCGTGGGCGGCGCCGGCTACCTGGCGGTGTTCTCGGCTGGACAGGCCGACGCGCTCGCGCTGTTCTTCCAGGAGGCGAACGATTCGATCGTGCTGGTGTGGGGGCTGTTCTTCGCCCTGTCGCTGGTGCTGACCGGCTGGCTCGCCTACCGCTCGGGGTTCATGCCGAAGCTGCCCGGCATCCTGCTCGCCCTGGCCGGTCTGGGCTACTTCGTGCAGAGCTTCGGCGTCCTGATCGCACCGGCGCTGGCCGGCCCCCTCGAGATCGTCGTCATCGTGCTGGCCATCCCCGGCGAGCTGGTGTTCGCCCTGTGGCTGCTGATCAAGGGCGTCGACACGAGCGCCTGGATCAGCCGCGCGGACGAGGCGCGAGGAGCAGGGCTGTGA
- a CDS encoding AraC family transcriptional regulator ligand-binding domain-containing protein, which yields MSVVRGPVIRRVIDAARVPESRDELLASVGLVPGATPLEAAKEVVSSETYYDLLERVTPPEDRALPLRYAALLRPDDLGALGLGLKTAATVGDALLRLGRYILVLSDTLEYELRRGDHPTLVMSRPSHRRGAQLANECALGAVVSVLRTITGEPLRPELVTFAHRGLGSDADHVAFFGCPVHFDSDANAIRFTHATIDMPAQLADEGLSAFFLAELENLKRATPDASLESQVYTAVTDALPDGVPRRAQIARRLGMSERTLHRRLAEQDVSFQSIARAAQLDAAEALVVQTGNSFGEIAFLTGFSDQSAFSRAFRSHFGATPLAYRLSSASA from the coding sequence GTGAGCGTCGTTCGTGGACCTGTCATCCGGCGCGTCATCGACGCGGCGCGCGTGCCGGAGTCCCGCGACGAGCTCCTCGCGAGCGTCGGACTGGTGCCCGGAGCGACACCGCTCGAGGCGGCCAAGGAGGTCGTCAGCTCAGAGACCTACTACGACCTCCTGGAACGCGTCACCCCGCCCGAGGATCGTGCGCTGCCTCTGCGGTACGCGGCGCTGCTGCGGCCCGATGACCTCGGAGCCCTCGGGCTCGGACTCAAGACGGCGGCGACCGTCGGCGACGCCCTGCTGCGCCTCGGCCGCTACATCCTCGTGCTGAGCGACACGCTGGAGTACGAGCTTCGCCGGGGCGACCACCCGACGCTCGTGATGTCGCGCCCGAGCCACCGGCGCGGCGCCCAGCTCGCGAACGAATGCGCACTCGGCGCGGTCGTGTCGGTCCTGCGGACGATCACGGGGGAGCCGCTGCGGCCCGAGCTCGTGACGTTCGCGCATCGCGGGCTCGGGTCGGATGCCGACCATGTCGCGTTCTTCGGCTGCCCGGTGCACTTCGACAGCGACGCCAACGCGATCCGCTTCACTCATGCGACGATCGATATGCCGGCGCAGCTCGCCGACGAGGGGCTGTCGGCCTTCTTCCTGGCCGAGTTGGAGAACCTCAAGCGCGCCACTCCCGACGCCTCGCTCGAGTCGCAGGTCTACACGGCCGTGACCGACGCCCTTCCCGACGGTGTGCCGCGGCGCGCCCAGATCGCCCGGCGCCTCGGGATGAGCGAGCGGACGCTGCACCGGCGGCTCGCGGAGCAGGACGTGTCGTTCCAGTCGATCGCCCGCGCAGCGCAGCTGGATGCAGCCGAGGCGCTGGTCGTGCAGACCGGGAACTCGTTCGGCGAGATCGCGTTCCTCACCGGATTCTCGGACCAGAGCGCCTTCTCACGGGCGTTCCGCTCTCACTTCGGCGCGACGCCGCTGGCGTACCGTTTGTCGTCGGCATCCGCCTGA
- a CDS encoding serine hydrolase, whose amino-acid sequence MDARVRMSLGDSDHVLRFLTILAIGLAATVPASAPDAAIEEFVDDAMPASLAPGIAYAVVADEEEATVGARGVLRSGDDAEITPDTPFLTGSISKSFTALAVMQLVEAGEVALDEGISRYLDGFSGAPAGDITIRQLLSHTSGFSTLQGNASHTDEDGGPDELARTVEALEDVTPDHDPGERWEYSNTNYQILGRLIEVVGGQPFDAYIESRILEPVGMENSFVADGEVHESMATGHVPWFWTKRPVTDTATHRGTAPQGGVIASAADLALYMQMMLNGEDDVLSAEGKALMMRPASDASPFYGFGWFIDSAQGTVRHAGSSPGFETLATMRPADGTGAVVLVNGGSGIGFGETTELRNGITAIALGLDYGGEGSRWSQQALFIGLALLPVFYVISMVWAWHHRAAIRAKSGVAGQFSLWFPLLTTLVAAWVMLSLVPTMMGAPLGTVTLFQPDMGLVLIAGAVTGVVWAVLRLVIAFTGRSRRPDTAQADADDKRYASGVAPK is encoded by the coding sequence GTGGATGCGCGCGTCCGCATGAGCCTGGGGGACAGTGACCACGTGCTGCGCTTTCTGACGATCCTCGCCATCGGCCTGGCCGCGACCGTGCCGGCGAGCGCTCCGGACGCGGCGATCGAGGAGTTCGTCGACGACGCGATGCCCGCATCCCTCGCGCCAGGCATCGCCTACGCCGTCGTGGCCGACGAGGAAGAGGCGACGGTCGGCGCGCGCGGGGTCCTCCGCAGCGGAGACGACGCCGAGATCACACCCGACACGCCCTTCCTGACCGGGTCGATCTCCAAGAGCTTCACGGCGCTGGCGGTGATGCAGCTGGTCGAGGCCGGCGAGGTCGCGTTGGACGAGGGGATCTCCCGATACCTCGACGGCTTCTCGGGCGCTCCCGCCGGCGACATCACCATCCGCCAGCTCCTGAGCCACACGAGCGGCTTCTCCACGCTGCAGGGGAACGCGTCGCACACGGACGAGGACGGCGGACCGGACGAACTGGCGCGCACCGTCGAGGCGCTCGAAGACGTCACCCCCGACCATGACCCCGGCGAGCGCTGGGAGTACTCGAACACGAACTACCAGATCCTCGGCCGCCTCATCGAGGTCGTCGGCGGGCAGCCGTTCGACGCCTACATCGAGTCGCGCATCCTCGAGCCGGTGGGCATGGAGAACAGCTTCGTCGCCGACGGCGAGGTCCATGAATCGATGGCGACCGGGCATGTTCCGTGGTTCTGGACGAAGCGGCCCGTGACCGACACCGCGACCCACCGGGGGACCGCGCCGCAGGGCGGCGTGATCGCGAGCGCCGCCGATCTCGCGCTGTACATGCAGATGATGCTGAACGGCGAAGACGATGTGCTGAGCGCGGAGGGCAAGGCGCTCATGATGCGCCCCGCGAGCGATGCGTCGCCGTTCTACGGCTTCGGCTGGTTCATCGACTCCGCCCAGGGGACGGTGCGGCACGCCGGCTCGTCCCCCGGGTTCGAGACGCTCGCGACGATGCGCCCGGCAGACGGCACGGGCGCGGTGGTGCTGGTCAACGGCGGCAGCGGAATCGGCTTCGGCGAGACGACCGAACTCCGCAACGGCATCACGGCCATCGCGCTCGGGCTCGACTACGGCGGCGAGGGATCCCGGTGGTCGCAGCAGGCCCTGTTCATCGGCCTCGCGCTGCTGCCCGTCTTCTACGTGATCAGCATGGTCTGGGCCTGGCATCACCGAGCGGCGATCCGGGCCAAGTCGGGGGTCGCCGGCCAGTTCAGCCTGTGGTTCCCGCTGCTGACCACGCTGGTCGCGGCGTGGGTCATGCTGAGCCTCGTGCCGACGATGATGGGGGCGCCGCTGGGCACCGTGACGCTTTTCCAGCCCGACATGGGGCTGGTGCTCATCGCGGGCGCCGTGACCGGGGTCGTCTGGGCGGTTCTCCGGCTCGTCATCGCCTTCACCGGCAGGTCCCGTCGGCCCGACACCGCTCAGGCGGATGCCGACGACAAACGGTACGCCAGCGGCGTCGCGCCGAAGTGA
- a CDS encoding LysR family transcriptional regulator, producing the protein MDLNLVRVFVAVYETRSLTTAAARLFVTQPAVSQALARLRRELDDPLFERVGRTMRPTPLADSVFPGFRDAIAGIDRTIDEVHAFDPSQSRRRVRIALSELGEIGWLPSILSALRSRAPHLRLEVVPLDVEALPEWLSRGTVDLAVTTATIPGGFERRVLKSQGYAVVMSASNPLAGQPLDVDAYAAAEHVTASGDSGAPLLATAQRRAGLAIEPAVALRHVTTLPAVLAASRDLIASVPDTIAEGWAATWPLAVRPLPFDMPPVEVSLYRRSTTQHTAALDWLYATVAYAIEGSSGRFFVIHGDTAGAGAPRATDPRE; encoded by the coding sequence GTGTACGAGACGCGCAGCCTCACCACCGCCGCAGCGCGCCTGTTCGTGACCCAGCCCGCGGTGAGCCAGGCGCTCGCTCGTCTGCGCCGCGAGCTCGACGACCCGCTGTTCGAACGCGTCGGCCGCACGATGCGGCCCACACCGCTCGCCGACAGCGTGTTCCCCGGGTTCCGCGACGCGATCGCGGGCATCGATCGCACGATCGACGAGGTGCACGCGTTCGACCCTTCCCAATCACGCCGACGCGTGCGCATCGCCCTGTCCGAGCTGGGAGAGATCGGGTGGCTGCCGTCGATCCTCTCGGCACTGCGCTCACGCGCTCCGCACCTCCGCCTCGAGGTCGTGCCGCTCGACGTCGAGGCGCTACCCGAGTGGCTGTCCAGAGGCACCGTCGATCTCGCGGTGACGACCGCCACCATTCCGGGCGGCTTCGAACGGCGCGTACTGAAGTCGCAGGGCTATGCGGTGGTGATGTCGGCGTCGAATCCGCTCGCAGGACAGCCGCTCGATGTCGACGCCTACGCGGCGGCCGAGCACGTGACCGCCTCCGGGGACTCCGGCGCTCCGCTGCTCGCCACGGCTCAGCGACGCGCCGGTCTCGCCATCGAGCCCGCGGTCGCGCTGCGCCATGTCACGACCCTGCCGGCGGTGCTCGCCGCCAGCCGCGACCTCATCGCGAGCGTGCCGGACACGATCGCCGAAGGGTGGGCGGCGACGTGGCCCCTCGCGGTGCGGCCGCTGCCCTTCGACATGCCTCCCGTGGAGGTATCGCTGTATCGACGGTCGACGACTCAGCACACCGCGGCGCTGGACTGGCTGTACGCGACCGTCGCCTACGCGATCGAGGGTTCGTCGGGCCGGTTCTTCGTCATCCACGGCGACACCGCGGGGGCGGGAGCGCCGCGGGCGACCGACCCCCGGGAGTGA